The following are encoded together in the Streptomyces tsukubensis genome:
- a CDS encoding hybrid-cluster NAD(P)-dependent oxidoreductase has protein sequence MNQTLALPGTVPLAPPTEYREEDGTRSQSLVCKGVQTVTSDVKTFVFEPTEPRLFPHDPGQYLACTFEIDGQEIDRCYTISSPPSRPHLVAITVKRVPGGQVSNWLHDHLRPGDTVRARGPLGRFSMARHPAPAYLFLSGGSGITPLMSMTRTLYDLASPSNVVFLHSARTPDDIPFRRELELIAETMPTIRVVHICEGDGPARPWHGPRGRLTIDMLRQIAPDFAEREVFTCGPPGYMRAVRRMLLDTGLPADQYHEESFEVAGPDSAPTTSVPTVTGAGSPAKFAVKLSRSGATIECGADTSVLEAAARAGITLPSSCGQGLCGSCVTTLERGTVDMRHNGGIRPRDVAQNKILLCCSVPLENLTIDA, from the coding sequence ATGAATCAGACGCTCGCCCTCCCGGGCACCGTGCCGTTGGCACCACCCACCGAGTATCGCGAAGAGGACGGTACGAGGAGTCAGTCGCTGGTCTGCAAAGGTGTCCAGACTGTCACCAGCGATGTGAAGACCTTTGTCTTCGAACCGACCGAGCCACGTCTCTTCCCGCACGACCCGGGCCAGTACCTGGCGTGCACCTTCGAGATCGACGGTCAGGAGATCGATCGCTGCTACACGATCTCCTCCCCGCCGTCGCGGCCACACCTCGTCGCGATCACCGTGAAACGGGTTCCAGGGGGGCAGGTCTCGAACTGGCTGCACGATCACCTGAGACCAGGTGACACCGTGCGCGCCCGAGGACCGCTCGGCCGGTTCTCCATGGCCCGGCATCCGGCGCCCGCCTACCTCTTCCTCTCCGGCGGCAGTGGGATCACACCTCTGATGTCCATGACCAGAACGCTCTACGACCTCGCCTCGCCCTCGAACGTCGTCTTCCTGCACAGCGCGCGTACCCCCGACGACATCCCCTTCCGCCGAGAACTGGAGCTGATCGCGGAGACCATGCCGACGATCCGGGTCGTTCACATCTGTGAGGGGGACGGGCCGGCGCGACCGTGGCACGGTCCCCGTGGCCGCCTCACCATCGACATGCTGCGACAGATCGCACCCGACTTCGCAGAACGTGAGGTCTTCACCTGCGGGCCTCCCGGCTACATGCGCGCGGTCCGCCGGATGCTCCTGGACACGGGGCTCCCGGCAGATCAGTACCACGAGGAGAGCTTCGAGGTCGCGGGGCCGGACAGCGCTCCCACCACTTCCGTCCCCACGGTGACCGGCGCGGGCAGTCCCGCGAAGTTCGCTGTGAAGCTCTCCCGCAGCGGGGCGACCATCGAATGCGGCGCTGATACTTCCGTACTTGAGGCAGCGGCGCGGGCGGGGATCACACTTCCGTCGTCCTGCGGACAAGGCCTGTGCGGCTCCTGCGTGACCACGCTTGAAAGGGGCACGGTCGACATGCGGCACAACGGTGGCATCCGCCCGCGTGACGTGGCACAGAACAAGATCCTTCTGTGCTGCTCAGTACCACTGGAGAATCTGACGATAGACGCCTGA
- a CDS encoding NADH:flavin oxidoreductase, translating to MRTRVMDPLLQPFTIKNLTLRNRVVSTSHEPAFGEGGLPRDRYRLYHLEKARGGVGLTMMGGSAVVSPDSPPSFGNLLLYRDDVVPWLRRLADDVHGAGAAVMCQVTHLGRRTSNYAGDWLPVLSASPLREPAHRAFPKEAEPWDLDRVVQDYADAAARCAEGGLDGIEIQSYGHFLDSFLSPTTNQRGDELGGSLARRMAFPRRVIRAIRSAVGPEFIVGIRMMMEEDRPGGLTFDDAVEAARRYTEDGIDFVSTIRGSIESDAALARTIPSMGTPSAPFLEFTAEVKRRLDVPVMHAGRIADVATARHALREGMLDLVGMTRAQIADPHLVAKVAAGAEDRVRPCVGASYCLDAIYDSGDTKCVHNPATGREARLPHTVRRADEPKKAVIVGGGPAGLEAARVLGERGHEVVLYEAAEAPGGQIRLAALNPRRRDLLGIVDWRVNECKLLGVDLRLGVLAEAEDVLMERPDIVLVATGGLPDSDFLAEGADTVADTWDVLSGSLRPHGRVLVYDDNGAYPGLDAVEVLAGKDVSIEYVTPERTLAPDVGSMNSPAYLRVFAEHAVSTTLAHRLLSVRRAEDGRLTATLRSEYAATVQERTVDHVVVEHGTLPHADLYWELLSGSSNLGRLDQRALLAGEPQRDVTNREGRYQLYRIGDAVTSRNIHAAVLDALRLCLPM from the coding sequence ATGCGTACGCGAGTGATGGACCCACTGCTACAGCCCTTCACGATCAAGAACCTCACCTTGCGCAACAGGGTGGTGAGTACTTCGCACGAGCCGGCGTTCGGGGAAGGCGGTCTGCCCCGGGACCGATACCGGCTGTATCACCTGGAGAAGGCCAGGGGCGGGGTCGGCCTGACGATGATGGGAGGCTCGGCGGTCGTGTCGCCCGACAGTCCGCCCTCCTTCGGTAATCTGCTGCTCTACCGGGACGATGTGGTGCCCTGGCTTCGTCGGCTGGCCGACGACGTCCACGGCGCCGGGGCCGCGGTCATGTGCCAGGTCACCCATCTGGGACGGCGTACCAGCAATTACGCGGGGGACTGGTTGCCGGTCCTCTCCGCGTCGCCGTTGCGTGAACCGGCTCACCGTGCCTTTCCCAAGGAAGCTGAGCCATGGGACCTGGACCGCGTCGTGCAGGACTACGCCGACGCGGCCGCGCGCTGTGCGGAAGGCGGCCTCGACGGTATAGAGATCCAGTCGTACGGCCATTTCCTGGACAGTTTCCTGTCGCCGACGACCAACCAGCGAGGCGACGAACTCGGCGGGAGCCTCGCGCGCCGGATGGCCTTTCCCCGCAGAGTGATCCGTGCGATCCGGTCCGCGGTCGGCCCCGAGTTCATCGTGGGTATCCGCATGATGATGGAGGAAGACCGTCCGGGTGGGCTGACCTTCGATGACGCGGTGGAGGCGGCCAGGCGATACACCGAGGACGGCATCGACTTCGTCAGCACCATTCGGGGTTCGATCGAAAGCGATGCCGCACTGGCGCGGACGATTCCTTCCATGGGAACGCCCTCCGCGCCATTCCTGGAATTCACCGCGGAGGTGAAGCGCAGGCTCGATGTTCCCGTGATGCATGCCGGGCGTATCGCCGATGTGGCCACCGCGCGCCATGCCCTGCGGGAGGGCATGCTCGACCTGGTCGGTATGACCCGTGCCCAGATCGCCGATCCGCACCTGGTGGCCAAAGTGGCTGCCGGAGCCGAGGACCGCGTCCGGCCGTGCGTGGGCGCCAGTTACTGCCTGGACGCGATCTACGATTCCGGCGACACCAAGTGTGTCCACAACCCCGCCACCGGACGGGAGGCCCGGCTGCCACACACGGTGCGGCGCGCGGACGAACCGAAGAAGGCGGTGATCGTCGGCGGTGGGCCCGCAGGGCTGGAAGCGGCGCGAGTGCTGGGCGAACGCGGACATGAGGTTGTGCTGTACGAGGCGGCGGAGGCGCCAGGTGGACAGATACGTCTGGCCGCTTTGAACCCTCGCAGGCGGGACCTGCTCGGCATCGTCGACTGGCGGGTCAACGAGTGCAAGCTGCTCGGCGTCGACCTTCGCCTCGGCGTGCTCGCCGAGGCGGAAGACGTTCTCATGGAACGTCCCGACATCGTCCTCGTCGCCACGGGCGGCCTGCCGGACTCCGACTTCCTTGCGGAGGGCGCCGACACCGTGGCCGATACGTGGGACGTTCTCAGCGGATCCCTGCGCCCCCATGGACGCGTACTGGTCTATGACGACAACGGGGCCTACCCGGGGCTGGACGCTGTGGAGGTGCTGGCAGGAAAGGACGTATCGATCGAGTACGTGACACCGGAACGCACCCTCGCACCCGACGTCGGCAGCATGAACTCACCGGCCTACCTGCGGGTATTCGCCGAACACGCGGTGAGCACCACCCTGGCACATCGGTTGCTCTCCGTGCGCCGCGCGGAGGACGGCCGCCTCACCGCGACCCTGCGCAGTGAGTACGCGGCCACAGTGCAGGAACGGACCGTGGATCACGTGGTGGTGGAGCACGGAACACTGCCCCACGCGGATCTCTACTGGGAGTTGCTCTCCGGGTCCAGCAACCTCGGCCGGCTTGACCAGCGGGCACTGCTTGCCGGAGAACCGCAGCGCGATGTCACGAATCGTGAGGGCCGCTACCAGCTGTACCGCATCGGCGACGCCGTGACCAGTCGCAACATCCACGCCGCCGTCCTCGACGCCCTGCGGCTGTGCCTGCCGATGTGA
- a CDS encoding urease accessory protein UreF, whose amino-acid sequence MYTEEKNILDVAAPAVARGPAGAIVEAPSARAPGVTTETGTGGIESAGLGSPGSEAVGIGAVGIGALLVSLQLTDSAFPSGFYTLSHSLEGYAHASAITPDTLPLLLEDLLLHGVGPADATALALAHRATKAGDPEAVVRIDEHLFATKLGQEMRRAATRTGRQLLDLATEVFDDPRIGEYFARVVARAAPGTQAVAAGVIYAATDVPARQAVVSDLFAFCASFAGAALRLRLTDHRRAQTLLRSAAPVIEMAAEAALRRELPDVGATVFTSDVMSGRHERADARLFAS is encoded by the coding sequence ATGTACACGGAAGAAAAGAACATCCTGGACGTCGCGGCGCCGGCAGTCGCGCGGGGCCCCGCCGGCGCCATCGTCGAAGCCCCGTCCGCGCGGGCGCCCGGCGTCACGACGGAAACCGGCACGGGAGGCATCGAGTCGGCCGGACTCGGGTCGCCCGGAAGCGAGGCAGTCGGAATCGGGGCAGTCGGAATCGGGGCGTTGCTGGTCAGTCTCCAGCTGACCGACTCGGCCTTCCCGAGCGGTTTCTACACGCTGTCGCACAGTCTGGAGGGGTACGCCCACGCCTCGGCGATCACCCCGGACACCCTGCCGCTGCTGCTGGAGGACCTGCTGCTGCACGGCGTCGGGCCCGCCGACGCCACAGCGTTGGCGCTCGCCCACCGGGCGACGAAGGCAGGTGATCCGGAGGCCGTCGTCAGGATCGACGAGCACCTCTTCGCCACGAAGCTGGGACAGGAGATGCGCCGGGCGGCCACCCGCACCGGCCGGCAACTCCTCGATCTGGCGACGGAGGTGTTCGACGATCCCCGGATCGGCGAGTACTTCGCGCGCGTCGTGGCCCGTGCGGCGCCAGGAACACAGGCGGTGGCCGCCGGGGTCATCTACGCGGCCACCGACGTACCGGCCCGTCAGGCTGTCGTATCGGACCTCTTCGCGTTCTGTGCGAGCTTCGCGGGCGCGGCCCTGCGCCTGCGCCTGACCGACCACCGACGCGCGCAGACGCTCCTGCGGTCCGCCGCGCCCGTCATCGAAATGGCCGCCGAGGCGGCGCTGCGGCGCGAGCTGCCCGATGTCGGCGCGACCGTCTTCACCTCGGACGTCATGTCAGGCCGGCACGAACGCGCCGACGCACGTCTCTTCGCCAGCTGA
- a CDS encoding cupin domain-containing protein — translation MTTSRTELKDSGATAGAGVLETRLTGGLPRERFARDIWARTALLTRGASDFSDLFSSAAVDELISRRGLRTPFLRVAKNGSTLHESSFTSSAGVGATISDQLDDTALWREFADGSTLVLQALQRTWGPVAELSAGLSAELGHPVQANAYVTPPQNRGFDDHYDVHDVFVLQIEGTKRWIIHSPVHPDPLRDQPWTDRRSAVAEAAKDEPRIDTVLEPGDVLYLPRGWLHAAEAQGAVSIHLTLGVHSWTRYALAEQLARSALAALRDDPWTRGTLPLGADGPGGELDMVRQRLVAAVTETDPGPLFHRERRRQGRPAPLGPLAQHKAVDGLRPDSPVRLRAALEARLVGGRLTTRVGWLDFTENDLPSVVSLLDGEVRTAGDLGVALVERLLRAGVLLPAGQ, via the coding sequence TTGACCACCTCCAGGACCGAGCTCAAGGACTCCGGCGCCACAGCGGGCGCCGGAGTCCTTGAGACACGTCTGACGGGTGGCTTGCCCAGGGAACGGTTCGCCCGCGACATCTGGGCGCGCACCGCGCTGCTCACACGGGGCGCGAGCGACTTCTCCGACCTGTTCTCCTCGGCGGCCGTGGACGAACTGATCTCACGCCGAGGACTGCGTACCCCCTTCCTCCGTGTCGCCAAGAACGGCTCCACACTCCACGAGTCGTCGTTCACCTCGTCAGCGGGGGTCGGCGCCACCATCTCCGACCAGCTCGACGACACCGCTCTGTGGCGCGAGTTCGCCGACGGCTCCACACTCGTCCTGCAAGCCCTGCAGCGCACGTGGGGACCGGTCGCGGAACTGAGCGCGGGGCTGAGCGCGGAGCTGGGGCATCCGGTGCAGGCCAACGCCTACGTCACTCCGCCCCAGAACCGCGGGTTCGACGACCACTACGACGTCCACGATGTCTTCGTCCTCCAGATCGAGGGCACCAAACGCTGGATCATCCACAGCCCCGTCCACCCCGACCCGCTGCGCGATCAGCCCTGGACCGATCGACGTTCCGCCGTCGCCGAGGCGGCGAAGGACGAGCCGCGTATCGACACCGTGCTTGAGCCCGGCGATGTCCTCTACCTGCCGCGAGGCTGGCTGCACGCCGCCGAGGCGCAGGGCGCCGTCTCGATTCATCTGACGCTCGGAGTCCACAGCTGGACGCGGTACGCGCTGGCCGAACAGCTCGCCCGGTCCGCTCTCGCGGCGCTGCGCGACGACCCCTGGACACGTGGCACCCTGCCGCTGGGCGCGGACGGGCCGGGCGGCGAACTCGACATGGTGCGCCAACGCCTCGTCGCGGCTGTCACAGAGACCGATCCCGGTCCGCTGTTCCACCGCGAACGGCGACGCCAGGGACGCCCGGCGCCCCTGGGGCCGCTGGCACAGCACAAGGCTGTCGACGGCCTCCGCCCCGATTCGCCGGTCCGGCTCCGTGCGGCGCTGGAGGCCCGGCTGGTGGGCGGGCGGCTGACCACACGCGTCGGCTGGCTCGACTTCACGGAGAACGATCTGCCGTCCGTGGTGAGCCTGCTGGACGGTGAGGTCCGTACCGCCGGGGATCTCGGCGTCGCACTCGTCGAGCGACTGCTGCGCGCGGGCGTACTCCTGCCCGCGGGACAGTGA
- a CDS encoding sucrase ferredoxin, whose protein sequence is MERFFCAEAARVRGDPIVGTAPHGVVWILIEYRGGWPAAGFDGLDLDPVTKALVFSAARAVRARVLLIRRHGRRRPGGRNRWAVLRHESSGAHRQQWGTWSRDEELAEIVAALGAPGRLGLPPVVLVCAHGLHDTCCAVRGRPVGRALSERWPDLVWECTHVGGDRFAANVVVAPDGVYYGGLDAESSVAVVEDHLADRIRAEHLRGYTDLFPPQQAAVAAVLGRFGPAGRHDYTVAGTSRDLNHWRIHVTSTPPRPTALDIEVRAHRTPARQLTCRGPAISSALVHEVTSIRTV, encoded by the coding sequence ATGGAACGCTTCTTCTGCGCCGAGGCCGCCCGGGTTCGCGGCGACCCGATCGTGGGCACAGCTCCGCACGGCGTCGTCTGGATCCTCATCGAGTACCGGGGCGGCTGGCCGGCAGCCGGCTTCGACGGCCTCGACCTCGACCCGGTCACCAAAGCACTCGTGTTCTCCGCGGCCCGAGCGGTGCGGGCACGGGTGCTTCTGATCAGGAGGCACGGACGCCGCAGACCCGGCGGCCGGAACCGCTGGGCCGTACTGCGCCACGAGAGCTCCGGCGCCCACCGTCAGCAATGGGGTACCTGGAGCCGCGACGAGGAGTTGGCGGAGATCGTCGCGGCCCTCGGCGCCCCCGGCCGGCTCGGACTTCCCCCCGTCGTCCTCGTCTGCGCCCACGGTCTCCACGACACCTGCTGCGCTGTGCGCGGACGGCCCGTGGGGCGGGCCCTGAGTGAACGCTGGCCGGACCTGGTGTGGGAATGCACGCACGTCGGAGGTGACAGGTTCGCCGCCAACGTCGTCGTCGCACCCGACGGCGTCTACTACGGCGGTCTCGACGCCGAATCGTCCGTCGCGGTGGTCGAAGACCACTTGGCCGACCGCATCCGCGCGGAACATCTGCGTGGATACACCGACCTCTTCCCACCGCAGCAAGCGGCCGTCGCAGCCGTACTAGGGCGCTTCGGCCCGGCGGGACGGCACGACTACACGGTCGCCGGCACATCCCGCGACCTCAACCACTGGCGAATCCACGTCACCAGCACGCCGCCTCGACCGACGGCCCTCGACATCGAGGTACGGGCCCACCGCACACCAGCACGTCAATTGACCTGCCGAGGACCGGCGATCAGTTCGGCCCTCGTCCATGAGGTCACTTCGATCCGGACCGTGTGA
- a CDS encoding LysR family transcriptional regulator, with translation MIDSRLRILQMVAEHGTVTAAAQALHYTPSAVSYQMRQLAADVGVELVVHQGRGIRLTNAARTLLRHAERLHEQWELARAELAAFGAEPTGQVTLCGFSTAASRLLPPAAAGLRDAYPLLTVCIIEAEPDRCFDLLLSEKADLALLVVTADSPPLTDQRFDQQPLRDDPLDLVVPKGHALIQQRRVTLVDAAREPWIVGNPGTTYHQLVLASCMSAGFVPHIAHYADEWDTGTALVAHGFGVILVPRLAQLREDLPVARIPLDGEPAPARRIMAVTRLGARKTPTLARAVEIITATAARLLPEP, from the coding sequence ATGATTGATTCCCGTCTCCGAATCCTCCAGATGGTCGCCGAGCACGGCACTGTGACAGCCGCGGCGCAGGCGCTGCACTACACGCCCTCGGCCGTCTCCTACCAGATGCGCCAACTCGCGGCCGATGTCGGCGTGGAGTTGGTGGTGCACCAAGGTAGGGGCATCCGCCTGACGAACGCGGCCCGCACTCTGCTGCGCCACGCCGAACGCCTCCATGAGCAGTGGGAACTCGCCCGCGCCGAGTTGGCGGCCTTCGGCGCCGAGCCCACAGGCCAGGTCACGCTGTGCGGTTTCTCCACCGCGGCCAGCCGCCTGTTGCCCCCCGCGGCGGCCGGCCTGCGCGACGCCTACCCCCTCCTCACGGTGTGCATCATCGAAGCCGAACCCGACCGCTGTTTCGACCTGCTGCTCTCCGAGAAGGCCGACCTGGCGTTGCTGGTGGTCACAGCGGACTCGCCACCCCTGACGGACCAACGCTTCGACCAACAGCCGCTGCGGGACGACCCATTGGACCTGGTCGTCCCCAAGGGGCACGCTCTGATCCAGCAGCGGCGGGTCACGCTCGTCGACGCCGCCAGGGAGCCGTGGATCGTGGGCAACCCGGGTACGACCTACCACCAATTGGTGCTCGCGTCCTGTATGAGTGCCGGCTTCGTGCCGCACATCGCCCACTACGCGGACGAGTGGGACACCGGCACCGCGCTGGTCGCACACGGCTTCGGAGTGATCCTGGTGCCGCGCCTGGCACAGTTGCGCGAGGACCTACCGGTGGCACGTATCCCGTTGGACGGAGAACCGGCCCCGGCTCGCCGCATCATGGCCGTCACCCGTCTCGGCGCCAGGAAGACCCCCACTCTCGCCCGCGCCGTAGAGATCATTACCGCGACAGCCGCGCGACTCCTCCCGGAACCTTGA
- a CDS encoding urease accessory protein UreD: MPLTPLGTRPDRLAADYYTASRVPPEVAALASEPDTLAVGSPAKVGILDLAFAVRGERTELVERYQKTPLQIMRPLWIDPALPGMAYLYLMATGGGIAQADRYRMDFRCGPGSQVHLTTQAATKVFRMEHDYASQRVHLTAAADSYVEYLPDQVIPFKGSRFYQHTAVTVAPGATVVVGDTLTAGRLARGERHDYRVLATDLRVTRPDGTLLAIDTLRLSPHARDPGRGVLGPGVFAGHDHVASLFVVTDRVPAAEVADALHEALSGTDVRYGVSVLPRDCGAWIRLLHDDPLQVAAAHAAAWHRLRLLLTGHPAPGLRKT; encoded by the coding sequence ATGCCGCTCACCCCGCTCGGGACCCGGCCCGACCGTCTCGCGGCCGACTACTACACCGCTTCCCGGGTACCTCCTGAGGTCGCCGCTCTGGCGTCCGAGCCTGACACGCTCGCCGTCGGCTCTCCGGCCAAGGTGGGCATCCTCGATCTGGCCTTCGCCGTGCGGGGTGAGCGCACCGAACTCGTCGAGCGGTACCAGAAGACACCCCTGCAGATCATGCGTCCGCTGTGGATCGACCCGGCGCTGCCCGGCATGGCCTACCTCTACCTGATGGCCACCGGCGGCGGCATCGCCCAGGCCGACCGTTACCGGATGGATTTCCGCTGCGGTCCCGGTTCCCAGGTTCATCTGACGACCCAGGCGGCCACCAAGGTCTTCCGCATGGAGCATGACTACGCGAGTCAGCGCGTGCACCTGACAGCGGCGGCCGACAGCTACGTCGAGTACCTGCCCGACCAGGTGATCCCGTTCAAGGGCTCGCGGTTCTACCAGCACACGGCGGTCACGGTCGCGCCCGGTGCCACTGTCGTCGTCGGTGACACCCTCACCGCGGGACGGCTGGCCCGGGGGGAGCGCCACGACTACCGCGTCCTCGCCACCGATCTGCGCGTCACCCGTCCTGACGGCACCCTCCTGGCCATCGACACCCTGCGCCTGTCACCACACGCACGGGATCCCGGCAGGGGTGTCCTCGGCCCGGGGGTCTTCGCCGGGCACGACCATGTCGCCTCCCTCTTCGTGGTGACCGACCGGGTGCCGGCCGCCGAGGTCGCCGACGCGTTGCACGAGGCGCTCAGTGGGACGGACGTACGGTACGGCGTCAGCGTCCTGCCGCGGGACTGCGGTGCCTGGATCCGGCTCCTGCACGACGACCCCCTCCAGGTCGCCGCCGCGCACGCTGCCGCCTGGCACCGCCTTCGGCTGCTTCTCACCGGACATCCGGCCCCCGGCCTGCGTAAAACGTAG
- the ureG gene encoding urease accessory protein UreG, with protein MDDNVLRVGVGGPVGSGKTALIEALVPVLIAHGHRPSVITNDIYTQEDAQHIRRTLHGVLEPERVVGVETGACPHTAVRDDPTMNLAAGAEMLERFPDTDTLLYESGGDNLTLTFSPALVDLFLFVLDTAEGEKMPRKRGPGITDSDLLVINKIDIAKYVRTDINIMESDAHRVRENRPVILTDCLTGVGIEDIAAYLASRRKVLI; from the coding sequence ATGGACGACAACGTACTGCGGGTAGGCGTCGGCGGACCGGTCGGTTCCGGCAAGACCGCGCTCATCGAGGCGCTGGTGCCGGTACTGATCGCGCACGGGCACCGCCCCTCGGTCATCACCAACGACATCTACACGCAGGAGGACGCCCAGCACATCCGCCGCACCCTGCACGGCGTGCTCGAACCCGAACGCGTCGTGGGTGTCGAGACGGGAGCCTGTCCGCACACCGCCGTACGGGACGACCCGACGATGAACCTTGCCGCGGGCGCCGAGATGCTGGAGCGTTTCCCCGACACCGACACGCTCCTCTACGAGTCCGGCGGGGACAACCTCACACTGACCTTCAGCCCCGCTCTCGTGGACCTCTTCCTCTTCGTACTGGACACCGCCGAGGGCGAGAAGATGCCCCGCAAGCGGGGGCCGGGGATCACCGATTCCGATCTGCTCGTCATCAACAAGATCGACATCGCGAAGTACGTCCGCACCGACATCAACATCATGGAGTCGGACGCCCACCGGGTCCGTGAGAACCGCCCCGTCATCCTCACCGACTGCCTCACCGGTGTCGGGATCGAAGACATCGCGGCCTACCTCGCCTCCCGCCGCAAGGTGCTGATCTGA
- a CDS encoding aromatic ring-hydroxylating oxygenase subunit alpha, whose protein sequence is MTPLGDTKVKTAETSPIRDLVARRRAGRSLEGPFYTDREFFALDIAAVFARQWIFVAVDAEVPEPGDHTTVDIGPYSVIVVRDDEENLRAFHNVCRHRGSRILTEGRGASGNLVCGYHKWTYGTDGALRYAPSQPADFDRGCFGLKTVHVRSVGGLVFVCLADEPPADFAEVAARIEPYLLPHRLRGAKVAARTDLVEDGNWKLVMENNRECYHCDGHPELLRTFFPTYGYTEENVPTALRPAHERYLRADAEMRGTYERLGLPYALIEELDSRATGFRIQRDALDLAGESFTTDGRAACHRRLGDLPTPRLGHLALHLQPNSWFHVVGDHAITFSVLPLAPDRTLLRTTWLVHPDATEDEDYDLATLVKIWTATNEQDARLVARAQQGISSPVYEPGPYAPTEYQVEAFCNWYITRLREALRR, encoded by the coding sequence GTGACACCGTTGGGAGACACCAAGGTCAAGACGGCGGAAACGTCCCCGATCCGGGACCTGGTGGCGCGGCGGCGAGCAGGCCGCAGCCTGGAAGGTCCCTTCTACACCGACCGGGAGTTCTTCGCCCTCGACATCGCAGCGGTCTTCGCCCGCCAATGGATCTTCGTGGCCGTGGACGCCGAGGTGCCCGAGCCGGGCGACCACACCACGGTGGACATCGGACCGTACTCCGTCATCGTCGTACGCGACGACGAGGAGAACCTCCGGGCCTTCCACAACGTGTGCCGTCACCGTGGCTCCCGCATCCTGACTGAAGGGCGCGGGGCCTCCGGGAACCTGGTGTGCGGCTACCACAAGTGGACCTACGGGACGGACGGCGCACTGCGATACGCCCCGTCCCAGCCGGCGGACTTCGACCGTGGCTGCTTCGGCCTCAAAACCGTCCACGTGCGCAGCGTCGGAGGGCTCGTGTTCGTATGTCTCGCCGACGAACCGCCCGCCGATTTCGCCGAGGTCGCCGCGCGGATCGAGCCGTACCTCCTTCCGCACAGGCTACGAGGCGCCAAGGTGGCGGCGCGGACCGATCTCGTCGAGGACGGCAACTGGAAACTCGTGATGGAGAACAACCGGGAGTGCTACCACTGTGACGGTCACCCCGAGCTCCTACGCACCTTCTTCCCCACCTACGGCTACACCGAGGAGAACGTCCCGACGGCGTTGCGCCCCGCACACGAACGCTACCTGCGGGCGGACGCCGAGATGCGCGGTACGTACGAGAGGCTGGGGCTGCCGTACGCCCTCATCGAGGAACTGGACAGCCGCGCCACCGGATTCCGGATCCAGCGTGACGCCCTCGACCTCGCGGGTGAGTCCTTCACCACGGACGGCAGAGCGGCGTGTCACCGTCGACTGGGCGACCTGCCCACGCCGCGCCTCGGACATCTGGCTCTTCACCTGCAGCCCAACTCGTGGTTCCACGTCGTCGGCGACCACGCGATCACCTTCAGTGTCCTGCCCCTCGCCCCCGACAGAACACTGCTGCGCACCACCTGGCTCGTCCACCCGGATGCCACCGAGGACGAGGACTACGACCTCGCCACACTCGTGAAGATCTGGACCGCCACCAACGAGCAGGACGCACGCCTCGTCGCCCGTGCTCAGCAGGGCATCTCCAGCCCGGTGTACGAGCCGGGCCCCTATGCCCCGACGGAGTACCAGGTCGAGGCGTTCTGCAACTGGTACATCACTCGCCTTCGGGAGGCTCTGCGGCGATGA